A region of Moorena sp. SIOASIH DNA encodes the following proteins:
- a CDS encoding anacyclamide/piricyclamide family prenylated cyclic peptide has product MKTKKLTPLQAAPVQRETVTNASTADANAIAPARAGGGRGIPMGAPFAGDDAE; this is encoded by the coding sequence ATGAAAACTAAGAAACTAACTCCCCTTCAAGCTGCTCCTGTTCAGCGTGAAACTGTGACGAATGCTTCAACAGCAGATGCTAATGCGATCGCACCGGCTCGTGCAGGCGGCGGCAGGGGGATCCCGATGGGTGCTCCTTTTGCGGGCGATGACGCTGAGTAG
- a CDS encoding anacyclamide/piricyclamide family prenylated cyclic peptide — translation MPKKKLTPKQTAPVSRNGVARQNEESVSESLSQYCVAQINNGYWVMPFAGDDAE, via the coding sequence ATGCCCAAGAAAAAACTTACCCCCAAACAGACCGCTCCTGTTTCTCGTAACGGGGTGGCAAGGCAAAATGAGGAGTCAGTCTCCGAGTCTCTCTCCCAGTACTGTGTGGCCCAGATTAATAATGGCTATTGGGTTATGCCTTTTGCAGGGGACGACGCGGAGTAG
- a CDS encoding type II toxin-antitoxin system HicA family toxin yields the protein MPKKIRELKQMLQKAGFTLLPKRGKGSHYYWVHPLIKNPVVLSGKDSKDAKPYQ from the coding sequence ATGCCCAAAAAAATAAGAGAATTAAAACAAATGTTGCAGAAAGCAGGATTTACCCTCTTGCCTAAGCGAGGAAAAGGTAGTCATTATTATTGGGTGCATCCACTGATAAAAAATCCTGTAGTTTTGTCTGGTAAAGATAGTAAAGACGCCAAACCTTATCAATAA
- a CDS encoding type II toxin-antitoxin system HicB family antitoxin: MKYSILIQWSEEDNSYVASLPEWGKYARTQGETYEEALENAKEVLEDLVYAYGQVNKELPTPQILQLA; this comes from the coding sequence ATGAAATATAGTATTTTAATTCAATGGTCAGAGGAAGATAACTCTTATGTCGCTAGTTTACCGGAATGGGGTAAATATGCTAGGACACAGGGTGAAACCTATGAGGAAGCTCTTGAGAATGCTAAGGAAGTTTTAGAGGATTTGGTGTACGCCTATGGGCAAGTTAATAAAGAGTTACCAACTCCACAGATACTACAGTTAGCTTAG
- a CDS encoding DUF2281 domain-containing protein has protein sequence MNTELALWKVVISLPEHLKRELLHYADYLRSNYPNNTQSDQEKIGTAHGYGSWAGQIIMSDDCDEPLEYLAEYM, from the coding sequence ATGAATACTGAGTTAGCCTTATGGAAAGTTGTTATTAGTCTGCCTGAACATCTCAAGAGGGAACTATTGCATTATGCAGACTATTTACGATCAAACTATCCAAATAATACACAATCTGATCAGGAAAAGATAGGAACGGCTCACGGTTATGGGAGTTGGGCAGGTCAAATCATTATGTCAGATGATTGTGATGAACCATTAGAATATTTGGCGGAATATATGTAA
- a CDS encoding GNAT family N-acetyltransferase codes for MTIPAPALLASHWQGASPLGELLGLAAVENDEMVGLLVAELRKDPKTDTTSGVILSLFVHPENRRQGVGSGLITHLEAHVRELGCTQMELSYQATELTTVALEPLLERLGWETPKISLILAKVDREHIAQAPWVHHYRFPKDFTLFPWAELTPAQEEPIHERQKQKVWYPESLSPFLEPSKLEPLNSLGLLYQGDVVGWMVNHRVGPDTIRYTSMFVARRFQRRGRGAMLVAESIMAQLHSDIPYYTCAVGESNQPMLQFVDRRLKPYLTSLTEAYRSLKKLGSRE; via the coding sequence ATGACTATACCTGCCCCAGCATTGCTTGCTAGCCACTGGCAAGGTGCCAGCCCTCTAGGGGAACTGCTGGGTTTAGCGGCAGTGGAAAATGATGAAATGGTGGGCTTGCTGGTAGCAGAACTGCGCAAAGACCCCAAAACCGACACCACTAGTGGGGTCATTCTTTCCCTGTTCGTCCACCCCGAAAACCGGCGACAGGGGGTTGGCAGCGGGTTAATCACCCATCTGGAAGCCCACGTCCGGGAACTGGGTTGTACCCAAATGGAGCTATCCTACCAAGCCACAGAACTCACCACCGTTGCCTTGGAACCCTTGCTAGAAAGATTGGGATGGGAAACTCCTAAAATTTCCCTAATTTTGGCAAAGGTTGATAGGGAACATATTGCCCAAGCCCCCTGGGTCCACCACTATCGTTTCCCCAAAGATTTCACCCTGTTTCCTTGGGCAGAGCTAACCCCAGCCCAGGAGGAACCGATTCACGAACGGCAAAAGCAAAAGGTTTGGTATCCTGAATCCTTGTCTCCGTTTCTGGAACCCTCAAAACTAGAACCCCTCAACAGTTTGGGTTTGCTCTATCAAGGAGACGTGGTGGGTTGGATGGTGAACCACCGGGTTGGCCCCGATACTATCCGCTATACCTCGATGTTTGTAGCGCGACGGTTCCAACGGCGTGGCCGTGGTGCCATGCTGGTTGCAGAGTCTATCATGGCTCAACTCCATAGCGATATTCCTTACTATACCTGTGCGGTGGGGGAGAGTAACCAACCCATGCTTCAATTCGTGGATCGTCGCCTTAAACCTTACTTGACGTCATTGACTGAAGCGTATCGGAGTCTTAAGAAATTAGGGAGTAGGGAGTAG
- a CDS encoding Uma2 family endonuclease, producing MLEVTHKFKSFDEYLLYNNNSEKFYELFNGELIEMPPESGFNVEIATFLLIRFALLLGHRRVRGQGLELEVRGEPKNRYPDLTIIREEHIQKLSKRNTIRLSMSPPLLVVEVVSPGELQRERDYIAKRIQYQDCGIPEYWIVDPESQSILVLELKGNTYTEVGSFSGDDLVLSSGFKDINLKVDEFFNKI from the coding sequence ATGCTAGAAGTAACCCATAAATTTAAAAGTTTTGACGAGTATTTATTATACAATAATAACTCAGAAAAATTCTATGAGTTATTTAATGGTGAGTTAATTGAAATGCCTCCAGAGTCGGGATTTAATGTTGAAATTGCTACGTTTTTATTGATTAGGTTTGCTTTACTTTTAGGTCATCGTAGAGTCCGGGGGCAAGGATTAGAGTTAGAAGTTAGAGGTGAACCGAAAAACCGTTATCCTGATTTGACGATTATCCGAGAAGAGCATATTCAAAAATTATCAAAGCGTAATACCATTCGCCTGTCGATGTCACCGCCTTTATTAGTGGTTGAAGTGGTTAGCCCCGGAGAATTACAACGAGAGCGAGACTATATTGCGAAAAGAATCCAATATCAGGATTGTGGCATTCCTGAATACTGGATTGTGGACCCGGAAAGTCAAAGTATCTTGGTATTAGAATTGAAGGGAAATACTTATACAGAAGTGGGTAGCTTTTCGGGTGATGATTTAGTCTTATCTTCTGGTTTTAAAGATATTAATTTAAAAGTTGACGAATTTTTTAATAAAATTTAA
- a CDS encoding Uma2 family endonuclease encodes MILQINKIFQSFDEYLLYNDNSEKFYELFNGELIEMPPESGLNVQIANRIFLIFALMLGTDRVRGQGLELEVRGEPKNRYPDLTIIREEHIQQLSKRNTIRLSMSPPLLVVEVVSPGELQRERDYIAKRIQYQDCGIPEYWIVDPESQSILVLELKGNTYTEVGSFSGDDLVLSSGFKDINLKVSGVFDLEK; translated from the coding sequence ATGATACTACAAATTAACAAAATTTTTCAAAGCTTTGACGAGTATTTATTATACAATGATAACTCAGAAAAATTCTATGAGTTATTTAATGGAGAGTTAATCGAAATGCCTCCAGAGTCGGGATTAAATGTTCAAATTGCTAATCGTATTTTTCTGATTTTTGCGTTGATGCTCGGAACAGACAGAGTCAGAGGGCAAGGATTAGAGTTAGAAGTTAGAGGTGAACCGAAAAACCGTTATCCTGATTTGACGATTATCCGAGAAGAGCATATTCAACAATTATCAAAGCGTAATACCATTCGCCTGTCGATGTCACCGCCTTTATTAGTGGTTGAAGTGGTTAGCCCCGGAGAATTACAACGAGAGCGAGACTATATTGCGAAAAGAATCCAATATCAGGATTGTGGCATTCCTGAATACTGGATTGTGGACCCGGAAAGTCAAAGTATCTTGGTATTAGAATTGAAGGGAAATACTTATACAGAAGTGGGTAGCTTTTCGGGTGATGATTTAGTCTTATCTTCTGGATTTAAGGATATTAATTTGAAAGTGTCTGGAGTGTTTGATCTAGAAAAGTAA
- a CDS encoding DUF29 domain-containing protein, whose translation MSIMNLKNLYEIDDAQWLEETIKLLKNKDFNQLDWDNLIEELEDLGREKKNAVASLLEQVIRHLLLLHYWTTESDYNAVHWQGEIYNFRIQLKRKLTTNLRNYLNDELSSIYNDALGFVKIKTQNSVTFPSECPYGLDQLLDIEWLPKE comes from the coding sequence ATGAGTATTATGAATTTAAAAAATCTCTACGAAATTGATGATGCCCAATGGCTAGAAGAAACCATTAAGCTTCTGAAAAATAAAGACTTTAATCAACTAGATTGGGATAACTTGATTGAGGAGTTAGAGGATTTGGGCAGAGAGAAGAAAAATGCTGTAGCTAGCCTTTTAGAACAAGTAATCCGTCATTTATTATTACTGCACTATTGGACAACTGAATCTGACTATAATGCAGTTCACTGGCAAGGTGAAATCTATAATTTCCGAATTCAGCTCAAACGAAAGCTGACTACTAATCTCCGTAATTATCTAAATGATGAACTAAGTTCTATTTATAACGATGCCTTAGGATTTGTGAAGATAAAAACTCAGAATTCCGTAACTTTTCCTTCAGAATGTCCCTACGGTCTTGACCAATTACTGGATATCGAATGGTTGCCGAAGGAATAA